A stretch of Porites lutea chromosome 5, jaPorLute2.1, whole genome shotgun sequence DNA encodes these proteins:
- the LOC140937747 gene encoding uncharacterized protein isoform X1, protein MADSSNNTVQIETVSKGVAKRKYLLLDEDLEDLKYQLKDNPVNKSYAAMKIFKLSEVESVAIRKWGSMEKLEAEQEKRKQQNSKLERKNEEEKRHFWDNEEIFKPLEHFMVNLELPEERVSCYFREKIDDILEPSAKDESLIDCDVILCFCDCLHNIPPDFTARRIFKEFPEARQVDKETPYNERRKMGHFSWTISKSLNKLIVNFYVVHKWKRLSHRQASTMINFDALSNGLRRFSSLLSKTLKKNGRQPNSLLIGTYAPYRVNSEKFTKMLSDNMEHPVRIFTNVRKDAKTSK, encoded by the exons ATGGCGGATTCTTCGAACAACACAGTGCAAATTGAAACAGTGTCAAAAGGGGTGGCAAAGAGAAAGTATTTGCTGCTGGATGAGGATTTAGAGGACTTGAAATACCAGTTGAAAGATAATCCTGTAAATAAAAGTTATG CCGCcatgaaaatattcaaattatCAGAAGTGGAATCTGTTGCTATAAGAAAATGGGGGAGTATGGAAAAACTTGAAGCTGAACAAGAGAAGAGGAAACAGCAGAACTCTAAgttggaaagaaaaaacgaagaGGAGAAAAGACATTTCTGGGACAACGAAGAAATATTTAAACCTCTTGAGCATTTCATGGTAAACCTAGAACTTCCGGAAGAACGTGTTTCCTGTTATTTTAGAGAGAAAATTGATGACATTCTTG AACCCAGTGCAAAAGATGAAAGCCTCATTGACTGTGATGTAATCCTGTGTTTTTGTGACTGCCTTCATAATATTCCTCCTGACT TTACGGCTCGCAGAATATTCAAAGAGTTTCCAGAGGCAAGACAAGTTGACAAGGAGACACCTTATAATGAAAGACGAAAAATGGGACATTTCTCTTGGACTATAAGCAAGTCATTAAACAAACTCATTGTGAATTTTTACGTGGTGCATAAA TGGAAACGCTTATCTCATAGACAGGCATCAACAATGATCAACTTTGATGCCCTCAGCAATGGGTTACGAAGATTCTCATCTTTATTGTCTAAAACACTCAAGAAAAATGGACGGCAACCAAACAGTTTATTGATTGGGACGTATGCACCATATAGAGTGAACTCTGAAAAAT tcacaaaaatgttatcaGATAATATGGAGCATCCTGTCAGAATCTTTACCAACGTCAGAAAAGACGCAAAAACCtcgaaataa
- the LOC140937747 gene encoding uncharacterized protein isoform X2, with product MKIFKLSEVESVAIRKWGSMEKLEAEQEKRKQQNSKLERKNEEEKRHFWDNEEIFKPLEHFMVNLELPEERVSCYFREKIDDILEPSAKDESLIDCDVILCFCDCLHNIPPDFTARRIFKEFPEARQVDKETPYNERRKMGHFSWTISKSLNKLIVNFYVVHKWKRLSHRQASTMINFDALSNGLRRFSSLLSKTLKKNGRQPNSLLIGTYAPYRVNSEKFTKMLSDNMEHPVRIFTNVRKDAKTSK from the exons atgaaaatattcaaattatCAGAAGTGGAATCTGTTGCTATAAGAAAATGGGGGAGTATGGAAAAACTTGAAGCTGAACAAGAGAAGAGGAAACAGCAGAACTCTAAgttggaaagaaaaaacgaagaGGAGAAAAGACATTTCTGGGACAACGAAGAAATATTTAAACCTCTTGAGCATTTCATGGTAAACCTAGAACTTCCGGAAGAACGTGTTTCCTGTTATTTTAGAGAGAAAATTGATGACATTCTTG AACCCAGTGCAAAAGATGAAAGCCTCATTGACTGTGATGTAATCCTGTGTTTTTGTGACTGCCTTCATAATATTCCTCCTGACT TTACGGCTCGCAGAATATTCAAAGAGTTTCCAGAGGCAAGACAAGTTGACAAGGAGACACCTTATAATGAAAGACGAAAAATGGGACATTTCTCTTGGACTATAAGCAAGTCATTAAACAAACTCATTGTGAATTTTTACGTGGTGCATAAA TGGAAACGCTTATCTCATAGACAGGCATCAACAATGATCAACTTTGATGCCCTCAGCAATGGGTTACGAAGATTCTCATCTTTATTGTCTAAAACACTCAAGAAAAATGGACGGCAACCAAACAGTTTATTGATTGGGACGTATGCACCATATAGAGTGAACTCTGAAAAAT tcacaaaaatgttatcaGATAATATGGAGCATCCTGTCAGAATCTTTACCAACGTCAGAAAAGACGCAAAAACCtcgaaataa